Proteins encoded together in one Impatiens glandulifera chromosome 1, dImpGla2.1, whole genome shotgun sequence window:
- the LOC124921854 gene encoding uncharacterized protein LOC124921854 isoform X1 produces the protein MEEIDNREKEKKKCKASTSRQHCVDSGAGVAAAEAPDGSSHGIPEEDLEMYMSDKELCIKCNRGGRLFVCRELCCPIAVHKKCMPATLSIGGTDNFYCPYCTYRRAFIRTNETKKLVKDTKKTLSCFLIESSLTVNSQMQKTPEREASRPIILGEISSDGIAKQLNAADVCSDGIAKQLNAADVHAGQLKNDQVVERARKVVDEQQEKEEQNIPLVIEEAQLENSADSSRKRRREDDDLTVEQQEDIPKVQEHDEVNIKEKKGQKKKASKRTRCSSSSGVQTKIMEQKDKSPTSNKTRSTGVEHEDEKAHQLNLEPSLKGNVKVEQREISTTNSSDFKPLSLGRKKCRWSSEEEEMLKIGVEKFSTKINKNIPWKKLLEFGRDVFHNSRNSSDLKDKWRSMLARQQ, from the exons ATGGAGGAAATAGATAATCGG gagaaagagaaaaagaagtGCAAGGCCTCTACAAGTAGGCAACACTGTGTAGATTCCGGTGCTGGCGTTGCTGCAGCAGAAGCTCCAGATGGTAGTTCCCATGGAATTCCTGAAGAAGATCTAGAAATGTACATGTCGGATAAAGAACTTTGTATAAAATGCAACAGGGGTGGTCGATTATTTGTCTGTCGTGAATTGTGCTGCCCCATAGCTGTTCATAAGAAATGCATGCCAGCCACTCTTTCAATTGGTGGCACGGATAATTTCTACTGTCCTTATTGTACATACAGACGAGCATTTATAAGGACgaatgaaacaaaaaaattgGTTAAGGATACAAAGAAGACTTTATCGTGTTTTCTTATAGAGAGTTCTCTCACGGTCAATTCCCAGATGCAGAAAACACCTGAAAGAGAAGCCAGTCGTCCTATCATATTAGGAGAGATAAGCTCTGATGGGATTGCAAAACAACTGAATGCAGCAGATGTGTGCTCTGATGGGATTGCAAAGCAACTGAATGCAGCAGATGTGCATGCAGGTCAATTGAAGAATGACCAAGTAGTTGAAAGAGCTAGAAAAGTTGTTGACGAGCAGCAGGAGAAAGAAGAACAGAATATTCCTCTAGTAATAGAAGAGGCACAATTGGAGAATTCAGCTGATTCTTCACGCAAAAGGAGACGGGAAGATGATGATTTGACTGTGGAACAACAAGAGGACATTCCAAAAGTGCAGGAACATGATGAAGTAAATATCAAAGAGAAAAAAGGACAAAAGAAAAAGGCCTCTAAGAGAACAAGGTGTAGTAGTAGTTCAGGTGTTCAAACCAAAATTATGGAACAGAAAGACAAAAgtcctacatcaaacaaaactAGAAGTACAGGTGTGGAACACGAAGATGAAAAAGCACACCAACTGAATCTGGAGCCTTCACTTAAAGGGAATGTGAAAGTGGAACAAAGAGAGATCTCTACTACGAATTCAAGTGACTTTAAACCACTATC ATTAGGCCGTAAGAAATGTCGTTGGAgttctgaagaagaagaaatgctGAAG ATAGGGGTTGAGAAAttctcaacaaaaataaataagaatatacCATGGAAGAAGTTGCTAGAGTTTGGGCGTGATGTATTTCATAATAGTCGGAACTCTTCGGATCTGAAGGACAAATGGAGGAGCATGCTGGCAAGACAACAGTAG
- the LOC124921854 gene encoding uncharacterized protein LOC124921854 isoform X2, with protein MEEIDNREKEKKKCKASTSRQHCVDSGAGVAAAEAPDGSSHGIPEEDLEMYMSDKELCIKCNRGGRLFVCRELCCPIAVHKKCMPATLSIGGTDNFYCPYCTYRRAFIRTNETKKLVKDTKKTLSCFLIESSLTVNSQMQKTPEREASRPIILGEISSDGIAKQLNAADVCSDGIAKQLNAADVHAGQLKNDQVVERARKVVDEQQEKEEQNIPLVIEEAQLENSADSSRKRRREDDDLTVEQQEDIPKVQEHDEVNIKEKKGQKKKASKRTRCSSSSGVQTKIMEQKDKSPTSNKTRSTGVEHEDEKAHQLNLEPSLKGNVKVEQREISTTNSSDFKPLSLGRKKCRWSSEEEEMLKGLRNSQQK; from the exons ATGGAGGAAATAGATAATCGG gagaaagagaaaaagaagtGCAAGGCCTCTACAAGTAGGCAACACTGTGTAGATTCCGGTGCTGGCGTTGCTGCAGCAGAAGCTCCAGATGGTAGTTCCCATGGAATTCCTGAAGAAGATCTAGAAATGTACATGTCGGATAAAGAACTTTGTATAAAATGCAACAGGGGTGGTCGATTATTTGTCTGTCGTGAATTGTGCTGCCCCATAGCTGTTCATAAGAAATGCATGCCAGCCACTCTTTCAATTGGTGGCACGGATAATTTCTACTGTCCTTATTGTACATACAGACGAGCATTTATAAGGACgaatgaaacaaaaaaattgGTTAAGGATACAAAGAAGACTTTATCGTGTTTTCTTATAGAGAGTTCTCTCACGGTCAATTCCCAGATGCAGAAAACACCTGAAAGAGAAGCCAGTCGTCCTATCATATTAGGAGAGATAAGCTCTGATGGGATTGCAAAACAACTGAATGCAGCAGATGTGTGCTCTGATGGGATTGCAAAGCAACTGAATGCAGCAGATGTGCATGCAGGTCAATTGAAGAATGACCAAGTAGTTGAAAGAGCTAGAAAAGTTGTTGACGAGCAGCAGGAGAAAGAAGAACAGAATATTCCTCTAGTAATAGAAGAGGCACAATTGGAGAATTCAGCTGATTCTTCACGCAAAAGGAGACGGGAAGATGATGATTTGACTGTGGAACAACAAGAGGACATTCCAAAAGTGCAGGAACATGATGAAGTAAATATCAAAGAGAAAAAAGGACAAAAGAAAAAGGCCTCTAAGAGAACAAGGTGTAGTAGTAGTTCAGGTGTTCAAACCAAAATTATGGAACAGAAAGACAAAAgtcctacatcaaacaaaactAGAAGTACAGGTGTGGAACACGAAGATGAAAAAGCACACCAACTGAATCTGGAGCCTTCACTTAAAGGGAATGTGAAAGTGGAACAAAGAGAGATCTCTACTACGAATTCAAGTGACTTTAAACCACTATC ATTAGGCCGTAAGAAATGTCGTTGGAgttctgaagaagaagaaatgctGAAG GGGTTGAGAAAttctcaacaaaaataa
- the LOC124921854 gene encoding uncharacterized protein LOC124921854 isoform X3, which translates to MEEIDNREKEKKKCKASTSRQHCVDSGAGVAAAEAPDGSSHGIPEEDLEMYMSDKELCIKCNRGGRLFVCRELCCPIAVHKKCMPATLSIGGTDNFYCPYCTYRRAFIRTNETKKLVKDTKKTLSCFLIESSLTVNSQMQKTPEREASRPIILGEISSDGIAKQLNAADVCSDGIAKQLNAADVHAGQLKNDQVVERARKVVDEQQEKEEQNIPLVIEEAQLENSADSSRKRRREDDDLTVEQQEDIPKVQEHDEVNIKEKKGQKKKASKRTRCSSSSGVQTKIMEQKDKSPTSNKTRSTGVEHEDEKAHQLNLEPSLKGNVKVEQREISTTNSSDFKPLSLGRKKCRWSSEEEEMLK; encoded by the exons ATGGAGGAAATAGATAATCGG gagaaagagaaaaagaagtGCAAGGCCTCTACAAGTAGGCAACACTGTGTAGATTCCGGTGCTGGCGTTGCTGCAGCAGAAGCTCCAGATGGTAGTTCCCATGGAATTCCTGAAGAAGATCTAGAAATGTACATGTCGGATAAAGAACTTTGTATAAAATGCAACAGGGGTGGTCGATTATTTGTCTGTCGTGAATTGTGCTGCCCCATAGCTGTTCATAAGAAATGCATGCCAGCCACTCTTTCAATTGGTGGCACGGATAATTTCTACTGTCCTTATTGTACATACAGACGAGCATTTATAAGGACgaatgaaacaaaaaaattgGTTAAGGATACAAAGAAGACTTTATCGTGTTTTCTTATAGAGAGTTCTCTCACGGTCAATTCCCAGATGCAGAAAACACCTGAAAGAGAAGCCAGTCGTCCTATCATATTAGGAGAGATAAGCTCTGATGGGATTGCAAAACAACTGAATGCAGCAGATGTGTGCTCTGATGGGATTGCAAAGCAACTGAATGCAGCAGATGTGCATGCAGGTCAATTGAAGAATGACCAAGTAGTTGAAAGAGCTAGAAAAGTTGTTGACGAGCAGCAGGAGAAAGAAGAACAGAATATTCCTCTAGTAATAGAAGAGGCACAATTGGAGAATTCAGCTGATTCTTCACGCAAAAGGAGACGGGAAGATGATGATTTGACTGTGGAACAACAAGAGGACATTCCAAAAGTGCAGGAACATGATGAAGTAAATATCAAAGAGAAAAAAGGACAAAAGAAAAAGGCCTCTAAGAGAACAAGGTGTAGTAGTAGTTCAGGTGTTCAAACCAAAATTATGGAACAGAAAGACAAAAgtcctacatcaaacaaaactAGAAGTACAGGTGTGGAACACGAAGATGAAAAAGCACACCAACTGAATCTGGAGCCTTCACTTAAAGGGAATGTGAAAGTGGAACAAAGAGAGATCTCTACTACGAATTCAAGTGACTTTAAACCACTATC ATTAGGCCGTAAGAAATGTCGTTGGAgttctgaagaagaagaaatgctGAAG TAA